One genomic window of Medicago truncatula cultivar Jemalong A17 chromosome 1, MtrunA17r5.0-ANR, whole genome shotgun sequence includes the following:
- the LOC11414455 gene encoding protein SEED AND ROOT HAIR PROTECTIVE PROTEIN, whose translation MAFTNIRFLTFMLLITSMLVPCSFANANGTKKQDVTQKPNLNDILFSNNIGVQGLVYCKSGSKLIPLEGAVTRIECEAADEYGFETKPFSFLNDATNAKGYFLATLFQQELVAEKRVLKECRVFLEASPLNNCNYPTDFNKGISGAELHSYHFLHDNKMNLYTVGPFVFTSTPKSISNGY comes from the exons ATGGCTTTTACAAATATCCGATTTCTGACTTTCATGCTTCTGATCACATCCATGTTGGTCCCATGTAGTTTTGCTAATGCCAATGGCACCAAAAAACAAGATGTCACCCAGAAACCGAATTTAAATGATATACTTTTTTCCAACAATATTGGTGTTCAAGGCCTTGTTTACTGTAAATCTGGCTCTAAACTCATCCCACTTGAAG GGGCCGTTACAAGGATAGAATGCGAAGCTGCCGATGAATATGGCTTTGAAACAAAACCATTCTCTTTCTTAAATGATGCAACCAATGCAAAGGGCTATTTCCTTGCAACATTGTTTCAACAAGAACTGGTTGCAGAAAAACGGGTGCTGAAGGAGTGTAGGGTATTCCTTGAAGCTTCTCCTTTGAACAACTGCAACTATCCCACTGATTTTAACAAAGGAATTAGTGGTGCTGAACTTCATTCCTATCACTTCCTCCATGACAATAAGATGAATTTGTATACCGTGGGACCTTTTGTTTTCACCTCAACACCCAAATCAATCTCTAATGGGTATTAG
- the LOC11420018 gene encoding uncharacterized protein — protein MSQGMKWHRNMEDERIRMGTNHKKKNKNRNKSDGGGGGGNIVGLALAVVGFIAVVSLSLINKNRKKGSESNPKPKPQKASLDKKCKSHEDHEIETKQGLDALVQPSCSITTTKGDSAPCNVTTDTKSINHTLIQEEKIGIVPNINTITEVVSTISFQEEIVLSDDSNSESAASSHDSRIDEECLASLGAEKVEDNVVSDIVEEKYCSSETILNGAEIGIRNEEHVEAETETEVTNDGVNVKPEITSDEKGKSSMEVNDQHQPISVSDSFQLTTLLMLLPGLILLLVLLLLMYLTQKVSFLQ, from the exons ATGAGTCAAGGAATGAAGTGGCATCGTAACATGGAAGATGAAAGAATTAGAATGGGAACCAACCacaaaaagaagaacaaaaaccGCAACAAAAGTGATGGCGGCGGCGGTGGAGGAAATATCGTCGGACTTGCCCTTGCAGTTGTAGGTTTTATAGCTGTTGTCTCTTTGTCATTAATCAACAAGAACAGGAAAAAGGGTTCTGAGTCAAATCCCAAACCAAAACCTCAAAAAGCATCATTGGACAAAAAATGTAAGAGCCATGAAGATCATGAAATTGAAACCAAACAAGGTCTTGATGCTCTTGTTCAACCTTCATgttcaataacaacaaccaaAGGAGATTCTGCACCATG TAATGTGACAACCGATACGAAAAGCATTAATCACACTCTTATTCAG GAGGAGAAAATTGGTATTGTCCCTAATATTAACACCATCACAGAAGTGGTTTCCACAATCTCTTTTCAAGAGGAAATTGTGCTATCCGATGATTCCAATTCGGAAAGTGCTGCGTCATCACATGATAGCAGAATTGATGAAGAATGTTTGGCATCATTAGGAGCAGAAAAAGTTGAAGATAATGTGGTTTCAGATattgttgaagaaaaatattgttcatCCGAAACAATACTAAATGGAGCGGAAATTGGTATTCGGAATGAAGAACATGTAGAAGCCGAAACAGAAACTGAAGTCACCAATGATGGTGTGAATGTTAAACCTGAAATAACTTCTGATGAAAAAGGAAAATCATCCATGGAGGTGAATGATCAACATCAACCGATATCGGTATCAGACTCATTTCAGTTGACAACTTTGCTTATGTTGTTACCAGGGTTGATCTTGCTTCTAGTTCTACTTTTGCTTATGTATCTTACACAAAAAGTTTCTTTTCTGCAATAG
- the LOC11422040 gene encoding exopolygalacturonase clone GBGE184, protein MATTTNFFILGILFISVIGASGRSLLDNGSAGGIYDVTKFGAVADGKTDNVEKIRAAWQAACKTSTVPATVLIPAGTFVTGQTLFAGPCTSPKPITVEIVGKAQATTDLSEYYSPEWFQFENIDGLVLKGSGVFDGQGSISWPLNDCKQNKGNCASLPSSLKFDKIKNAIVQDVTSLNSMQFHFHLHGCSNISFTNLHITAPGNSPNTDGMHISSSDFITVTNSVIATGDDCISVGHSTSNITISGITCGPGHGISVGSLGKRPEEKTVNGVSVKNCTFIGSTNGARIKTWIGTAPAEAKNIVYEDLIMKDVQNPIVIDQSYGKKERVPSTSVWKISDAHFRRIKGTTVSNIPVSLQCSSKNPCENIEVADVELTYVGPQKSIPFANSCINAKAIFGGKLNPAACVS, encoded by the exons ATGGCTACGACAACAAACTTTTTTATCTTAGGCATTCTTTTCATTAGCGTGATAGGTGCATCGGGTCGTAGCCTCCTTGATAATGGTAGTGCAGGAGGAATTTATGATGTCACAAAATTCGGTGCTGTTGCTGATGGAAAAACCGACAATGTTGAA AAAATTAGGGCTGCATGGCAGGCAGCATGCAAAACCAGTACCGTACCAGCAACAGTTTTGATTCCAGCGGGAACGTTCGTCACTGGGCAAACTCTTTTTGCAGGGCCATGCACAAGTCCAAAGCCCATAACTGTTGAAATTGTAGGAAAAGCTCAAGCCACAACAGATTTATCTGAGTATTATAGTCCAGAATGGTTCCAATTTGAAAACATTGATGGCTTGGTGTTGAAAGGCAGTGGAGTTTTTGATGGCCAAGGAAGCATTAGTTGGCCGTTGAATGATTGCAAGCAGAACAAGGGAAATTGTGCTTCCCTCCCTTCT TCTTTGAAATTCGATAAGATTAAAAATGCAATCGTGCAAGACGTGACATCATTGAACAGCATGCAGTTCCACTTCCATCTACATGGTTGCAGCAACATTTCATTTACTAACCTCCACATAACAGCTCCAGGAAACAGTCCAAACACCGATGGCATGCACATTAGCTCCAGCGACTTCATTACTGTCACTAACAGCGTCATCGCAACAGGTGATGATTGTATTTCTGTTGGACATAGCACATCCAACATCACTATTAGTGGCATTACATGTGGTCCTGGTCACGGTATTAGTGTTGGAAGTCTTGGTAAGAGGCCAGAGGAAAAAACTGTGAATGGTGTTTCAGTCAAAAATTGCACGTTCATAGGCTCAACCAATGGTGCTAGAATTAAAACCTGGATTGGAACAGCACCGGCTGAGGCAAAAAACATTGTTTATGAAGACTTGATCATGAAGGATGTCCAGAATCCCATTGTTATTGACCAGAGTTATGGCAAAAAAGAGAGAGTG CCTTCAACTTCGGTGTGGAAGATCAGTGATGCTCATTTCCGTAGGATAAAAGGAACAACAGTCTCAAACATTCCGGTGTCATTGCAATGCAGCTCAAAGAATCCATGTGAAAATATTGAGGTAGCAGATGTTGAATTGACTTATGTAGGTCCTCAAAAAAGTATACCTTTTGCAAACTCTTGTATCAATGCAAAAGCTATTTTTGGAGGGAAACTCAACCCAGCAGCTTGTGTATCATAA